ATAAGTTGGTAATTCGAGTAACGGCTGCTTGTGACCCTCTAAAAATATTGCTAACCATATGGGTGTACTTATATAGATAGTAACCGTCTGTTGGGATGGCAGAAATACTGGCATATAAGGCTTAGCGACAATACTTCTATTTGCCAGACGTGGCCTAAACTGAAGTTTATCTTGGTTGGTTGAGTGAATAAAGCGCATTGGCTCCAGGTCATCTCTTGTGGTTTTTTTCAGGGTCGATAACTGAATTTTTTTCTCATTCTTAGTTTCGTCTGCCGTCACATGGGAGTGTCTAAACTGCCATTCGTTGGCGAGCAGGTTAACATAAAGTTCAAGCGCTCCAACCGACAACTTATAGGTTGTTTGCAACTCAAATGGAATGGTCTCTTGCCAAAGATTTTCGGTCATCTTAATACCACTAATTAGTTATAGTCGGCTTGGCAGTTTCTGGTGCTCTGTAAAGCGTCTAAGCCAAAATATTAACAGGTTATTTGAGGGGGATTTAAACGTTAATTTAATAGCGTTGTAAATTCAAAATTTATCTAATGAGTATAATCTACGAGATTATTAGGAGCGATAAATAATCAGCACAAAAACAGCGAAAATTGAGCTATTTCGTGCTTATTAAACTTGCTTTGCCATCCTTTGAGGTAACCGCCCTGCTCTAACTACTTATGTAACGCGTTTAGCGGCTTAAATATCGCCTTAATACTCAGTAGTAGTGCATACCCTCGCTTGGATTAATACCGAGCTCGAATGGTTGGGCGAATAGCTCAACTGACCGCTGCTAAGAACTACCACTGCAAGGTAATAAGGAGGGTTCTTAGCCACAAATCTTTGACCTTCAATCAATAAATCAAGTACCACAAAACGTTCTATAAGGAGCCGACCCCGCAGGGGCAGGCAGTGCAAACTCTTCCAGCCCATCTCTCTCAGTAAAAGGCTGTGCAAGTACCGCCATTAATGTTTCAAATGGCTCATAATTGCCAGCCTCTTCTGCCGCTTGTAGTGCTTCTTCAACCTTATGGTTTCTGGGTATATAAAGTGGGTTAACTTCATTCATGGCTGCCGCGCGTTCTTCAGCAGTGACAGACTCAGTTGCTACTCGCTTCAGCCATTTATCCTGCCATTCATCAAACAATTGAGGCGAATGATACAGCTGTCGTGCAGCGTCTGTTTGACCGCGTAAAACCGCAGACAAGCTGCGAAATAGCAAAGTAAAGTCAACTTGCTGTCCTTCCATGGATGAGAATAATTCAATGGCCAGCGCCCTATCATCATCTTGTTCGGTCATTAGGCCTAGCTTGTCGCGCATGCCTTGTAACCAATACCCTTCAAAAGTTTGTGTAAAGGCTTTAATTTCTTCGGTGGCCAGCGTTACCGCAGTGTTACTATCCTCGTCTATCAACGGCAGTAAGGTTTCAGCTAAACGCGCCAGGTTCCATTGTGCAATTGATGATTGATTTGCAAACGCATAACGTCCCTGCCGGTCTATTGAACTAAAAACTGCGCTAGGGTCGTAAAAATCGATAAACGCACATGGCCCGTAATCAATGGTTTCACCAGATATCGTCATATTGTCGGTGTTCATAACCCCATGAACAAAACCAATATGCATCCACTTGGCAATCAATGCGGCTTGTTTATCAGCTACGGCTCGTACTAAGCCAAGGTAACGGCTGTCAGAGTCTTTAAGCTCTGGATAGTGACGGTCAATCGCATAATCTGCTAACTGCTTAACCTTATGGGTCTGGCCTTGTGCTGCATAATACTCAAACGTCCCGACTCTCAAGTGACTAGATGCAACACGCGCCAACACTGCACCGGTTTTTAGTCCTTCTCGCATCACTTTTTCACCAGTGGTAACGGCTGCTAGCGCCCGAGTAGTGGGCACATTGAGAGCGTGCATCGCTTCACCTAAAAGGTATTCACGTAAAACTGGGCCAAGTGCTGCTTTGCCATCCCCCCCTCTAGAAAACGTCGTACGGCCAGAACCTTTGAGATGAACATCACGCCGAGTTCCATTTGTATCAATCACTTCGGCTAGCAGTAACGCCCGACCATCACCTAATTGAGGGCTAAACCCTCCAAACTGATGACCGGCATAAGCTTGAGCTAAAGGTGCGGCGCCTTTTATAGGAATGCCTCCAGATAAAATTGCGGCGATCATCGTCGGATCGAGTTTATCTATATCGAGCCCAGTCACTTTAGCCAATTCAGTGTTTAATTTAATGAGTTTAGGCGCGGGCGCTTTATCGCCCGAAAAAGGGACATAAAAACCGTTTAGCTGTTCGGCATAGCTATTATTATGATTGAATCCGGCGTCAATATACTGGTCGTTCATTTGCTATTCACTACTCGTTTGATAATCGATTTTGTTACGTGTAACGAGCAGTTTACCCCATAAAACTAAATACACTAACAAGCTTCTTATGTGGGTAGTACTCATTTTATCGTCGAGTCTGTTTTTTTCTTGGTAATTATTGGCTTGGTAAACTAGGACTAAGGTCGTGATTTGTACCAGTACTGTTTACCCGCTTGGAACATTTGTCGTGTCTGTTTTTGCTTTGGTATCCATTTTTTATACGCGATTGCCGCAGAACAAACAAAATCGAATAGTATTAGGTGTCGCCGCAGCACTCGGCGTTGGCGGTGAGGTACGATGGGGTTAAATAACCCAGTAAAACTTAGTAGTTGTATTGGGTGTTTTTTTACCCAGTTCCATGACCCCATCTCTAGCGTTAGCGGCAGTAATACCGACTCATTGGCGTTTTTATGACGTTTATAGATGTAATCCCACAAATCACCATGAGTGATATAGCTTAATGACTGTGGCTCAAACACATATTCATGATGAGGATAGGTACAATCAAACAATAATTTTAATGCATAAAGTTTATCGAGCACGGCAATAGGTCTTTTTCTGTAAGCATAGGGGAACCACAAATGGTCACGCAAACCAAAACCTGAATGACAATCCAATGTGATGGTAAAAGGGGATTGCTGCGCATAACGTTCAACAACATTCATTAATGTCTGATTTTCTAACTCTAACCCATGTTTCGTATCGCCACAATACCAGGGGAGTTTGGCTGAAATACGCTGTCCTCCACCAAATATAGGGGGGTTAATTTCTGCTTCAATCGGCGCATTGCGCATCAAATCAACCCCTTTGGGGTTTGCCCGGGTATTTAAATACATGCCACCAGGGTTAACGATCGGTACAAAAACGATATTGAGAGCATCTAACTGGTGCTGGAGAGTCGAATCCCATGGAATTTTTGATGCTAACACGTCCATATAAGCCAGTAGTACTTGGGCCCCAATTCTCTCAATGCCATGCACCCCACCGGTAAATATCACGGTAGGCAAACCTGGTTTGAAGGGCCTTACTTCAACACTATACAACGGAAAAGAGTGCCCTTGAAGTTCGATGAACGTTTCTTGGTTGGCCTTAAAATTTGAACGTTCAATTAACCCTTCGAGTTGTAAAAGCTCTGGTAAACGGTTTCTTGTTCTTCTTTTGGACATAGTACCCTAGCCTGAGATTTAACCTTATTTACTAAGCCGCGAAATTAGCCACGCTTTTAAAGTAACCCGCAAAGCCTTGAATGATTTTGGCCACATCTCGTATTTGATGGAAATGAAAACGGGTATCACCGTGGCTGATAAAGGGGGTGACGACTAGGTTAGATTGTATCTTTAACTCTTTTAATTCTCGGTATAACCTCTCTGATTGATTGCAAGGAATAACGATATCGCTAGCACCGTGAAGCAAAAACACGTTCGCGGTGAGGCCGTGAATATGCTGCAAAATATTCAATGCTTTAATCTCTTCTGCTAACTTAACCTTCCCCTCGGTTAGCAATTGGTCGCGGTAAGTGAGGTCATTGAATAAACGGTGTATGTGTTGTTGTGCCTCATATGGGGCGTTACCCAAATAACGGTGATACTCATTATCAGGGGCATCAAACGCTACTTCATTCAGGTTGTCTCGAATAGCCGCCTCCAACGCGCCAAGTAATAAAGGCTGTTTTTCAGCTTCACATACTAACGGCACAATCTTTTTCAGCACGATAAATCGACCGTAAGGATCAGCGTTGGTGTCATTCAATAGATAGCTAATGACTGACACCACGTCGGTAAATGTTCCGATGGCGCACACTGCAGAAATATGAGATTTCAACTCAGGTAGTGAGGCCGCGGATAAACACATAGCACCTGAAAAAGAAGGTGCTAACACGCCAATCTTACCCGAAGGGGTTATAGTTTGATCGCGTGCAATCACGTGCATTACGTCTGCAATCGACTGTATTTGAGAAGGACAAATCGTTAACTGACTTATACTGACTATTTCTGGGGAGATAACACGAAAGCCAACTTTACCCAGTGCATAGCATAGTTGGACAACCCGTGGGTCTCGCTTTCCTTTTGGAGACATACCGTGAATAACAACCAGCGTTCCACTGTAGTCATTATCTTCTTCGTAATGGTCTACGCTGATAGCCTGACCTTTAACCGTTATGTCATAAGAGTCACAACGCT
This genomic window from Alkalimarinus sediminis contains:
- a CDS encoding M14 family zinc carboxypeptidase, which encodes MSKRRTRNRLPELLQLEGLIERSNFKANQETFIELQGHSFPLYSVEVRPFKPGLPTVIFTGGVHGIERIGAQVLLAYMDVLASKIPWDSTLQHQLDALNIVFVPIVNPGGMYLNTRANPKGVDLMRNAPIEAEINPPIFGGGQRISAKLPWYCGDTKHGLELENQTLMNVVERYAQQSPFTITLDCHSGFGLRDHLWFPYAYRKRPIAVLDKLYALKLLFDCTYPHHEYVFEPQSLSYITHGDLWDYIYKRHKNANESVLLPLTLEMGSWNWVKKHPIQLLSFTGLFNPIVPHRQRRVLRRHLILFDFVCSAAIAYKKWIPKQKQTRQMFQAGKQYWYKSRP
- a CDS encoding alpha/beta hydrolase family protein, translated to MLNSVWQATQILWSLHTQPEEASCDQLSQERCDSYDITVKGQAISVDHYEEDNDYSGTLVVIHGMSPKGKRDPRVVQLCYALGKVGFRVISPEIVSISQLTICPSQIQSIADVMHVIARDQTITPSGKIGVLAPSFSGAMCLSAASLPELKSHISAVCAIGTFTDVVSVISYLLNDTNADPYGRFIVLKKIVPLVCEAEKQPLLLGALEAAIRDNLNEVAFDAPDNEYHRYLGNAPYEAQQHIHRLFNDLTYRDQLLTEGKVKLAEEIKALNILQHIHGLTANVFLLHGASDIVIPCNQSERLYRELKELKIQSNLVVTPFISHGDTRFHFHQIRDVAKIIQGFAGYFKSVANFAA
- a CDS encoding protein adenylyltransferase SelO, which translates into the protein MNDQYIDAGFNHNNSYAEQLNGFYVPFSGDKAPAPKLIKLNTELAKVTGLDIDKLDPTMIAAILSGGIPIKGAAPLAQAYAGHQFGGFSPQLGDGRALLLAEVIDTNGTRRDVHLKGSGRTTFSRGGDGKAALGPVLREYLLGEAMHALNVPTTRALAAVTTGEKVMREGLKTGAVLARVASSHLRVGTFEYYAAQGQTHKVKQLADYAIDRHYPELKDSDSRYLGLVRAVADKQAALIAKWMHIGFVHGVMNTDNMTISGETIDYGPCAFIDFYDPSAVFSSIDRQGRYAFANQSSIAQWNLARLAETLLPLIDEDSNTAVTLATEEIKAFTQTFEGYWLQGMRDKLGLMTEQDDDRALAIELFSSMEGQQVDFTLLFRSLSAVLRGQTDAARQLYHSPQLFDEWQDKWLKRVATESVTAEERAAAMNEVNPLYIPRNHKVEEALQAAEEAGNYEPFETLMAVLAQPFTERDGLEEFALPAPAGSAPYRTFCGT
- a CDS encoding DUF432 domain-containing protein, with amino-acid sequence MTENLWQETIPFELQTTYKLSVGALELYVNLLANEWQFRHSHVTADETKNEKKIQLSTLKKTTRDDLEPMRFIHSTNQDKLQFRPRLANRSIVAKPYMPVFLPSQQTVTIYISTPIWLAIFLEGHKQPLLELPTYKLSDTWFGPKPHIGELSYASRFSGRIDLSALPKRASRIITPVKITNNGNDNLKLEKISIPCDYLTVYCNKNNELWTQTLSILREVDQKKTQVSIEKALHPALESAKKIGEPRVADQSRLLSKTIDMLFS